One Phycisphaerae bacterium RAS2 DNA window includes the following coding sequences:
- the lysA gene encoding Diaminopimelate decarboxylase, protein MDHFQYRNGTLWCEQTPVTQIAEAAGTPAFVYSAATLRDHYRRLADGFAPLRPIICYSIKSCANLHICRFLRELGAGFDVVSGGELARALEAGGDPAKIVFAGVGKTDDEIRAGIETGIGWFNIESEAELENLAAISAKVGRPVRAALRVNPDVDPKTHRYTSTGKKETKFGVDLERARRVFESFGRDGPVRLTGIHLHIGSPVNDVSSYVSAVTKAIRLIDELRAAGFTVDMLDIGGGFGAHYRGDEAPDAQAYAKAIVPLVEPYVARGGLQVVIEPGRSISGNAGVLLSRVLYRKRGGEREFLIIDAGMTELIRPALYEAYHFMWPVAPPAGFVPEPRGESAKVDGLVLYDVVGPICESGDFLAKERRLPPMERGDLLAVFTAGAYGMVMASNYNSRGRPPEVLVEGDSWRVIRRRESYDDLVGLERPIAKG, encoded by the coding sequence GTGGATCATTTTCAATATCGGAATGGAACGCTCTGGTGCGAGCAGACGCCGGTAACGCAGATCGCTGAAGCGGCCGGAACGCCGGCGTTTGTTTACTCCGCAGCCACGCTCCGCGATCACTATCGTCGGCTCGCGGACGGCTTCGCCCCGTTGCGGCCGATCATCTGCTACTCGATCAAGAGCTGCGCGAACCTGCATATTTGCCGGTTCTTGCGCGAGCTGGGCGCGGGGTTTGACGTTGTGTCGGGCGGGGAGCTGGCGCGAGCACTGGAGGCCGGAGGAGACCCGGCGAAGATCGTGTTCGCCGGCGTTGGTAAGACGGATGACGAGATACGAGCGGGCATCGAGACCGGCATCGGCTGGTTCAACATCGAGAGCGAGGCCGAGCTGGAGAATCTCGCGGCGATCAGCGCGAAGGTGGGCCGGCCGGTGCGCGCGGCCCTGCGCGTGAACCCGGACGTGGACCCGAAGACCCATCGCTACACCAGCACCGGCAAAAAGGAGACGAAGTTCGGCGTCGATCTGGAGCGCGCCCGGCGCGTGTTTGAGTCGTTCGGGCGCGACGGACCTGTGCGCCTGACGGGCATCCACCTGCACATCGGTTCTCCGGTGAATGACGTGTCGTCGTACGTCTCGGCCGTGACGAAGGCGATCCGGCTGATCGATGAACTTCGTGCGGCGGGGTTCACGGTGGACATGCTGGACATCGGCGGCGGTTTCGGCGCGCACTATCGCGGCGACGAAGCACCCGATGCGCAGGCCTACGCGAAAGCCATCGTGCCGCTGGTCGAGCCGTACGTCGCGCGCGGCGGGTTGCAGGTGGTGATCGAGCCGGGGCGGTCGATCTCGGGCAATGCGGGAGTTCTGCTCTCGCGCGTGCTGTATCGCAAGCGCGGCGGCGAGCGCGAGTTTCTCATCATCGATGCGGGCATGACGGAGTTGATTCGCCCCGCGTTGTACGAGGCGTATCACTTCATGTGGCCGGTCGCGCCGCCGGCGGGCTTCGTGCCTGAACCGCGCGGCGAATCGGCGAAGGTGGATGGACTGGTGTTGTACGATGTCGTCGGGCCGATCTGCGAGAGCGGCGATTTTCTTGCGAAGGAGCGCCGCCTGCCCCCGATGGAACGCGGCGATCTGCTGGCGGTCTTCACCGCCGGGGCATACGGCATGGTGATGGCGAGCAACTACAACTCGCGTGGTCGCCCGCCGGAGGTGCTGGTGGAGGGCGATTCGTGGCGTGTCATTCGGCGGCGCGAATCGTACGATGATCTGGTCGGGCTGGAACGACCGATTGCGAAGGGCTAG
- the bamD_3 gene encoding Outer membrane protein assembly factor BamD: protein MSPRALTATCLALFAVVAATHAPSLAQTLDPDNEGLYQERLEYDPATGKWVAIAPPIPGTEDGDLALARFLLARNKYAKARKAFAAWMKTYPESPMWPDALLYAAETEISAEDEKPRGGDLIKAYEWLKEIVEGWPGTETADRALRKHLIVAEMLLFKDRKQKIWKGTLHLSAREEALQMLDRVIDDYARETPIAEQALRLKADYHYQAGEFEEAEEAYARLLRDFARGRYAKISLLRCGESAYARFPGVEFDDADLLEAEIYLQDFRTKYPKDAEESIVPQALARIHDSRAEKDYRVAQWYERIRQINAAAYYYRSVDRNYPDTTWGAQAHARLIAIGAIEPDEELPAPSTEPAVETPPEPTADQ, encoded by the coding sequence ATGTCGCCTAGAGCCCTCACCGCAACCTGTCTCGCCTTGTTCGCTGTCGTCGCCGCCACGCATGCGCCCTCCCTCGCCCAGACACTCGACCCCGACAACGAAGGCCTCTATCAGGAGCGCCTTGAATACGACCCCGCCACCGGCAAGTGGGTCGCCATCGCCCCGCCGATCCCCGGTACCGAGGACGGCGATCTCGCGCTCGCCCGGTTTCTGCTCGCGCGAAACAAGTACGCCAAGGCCCGCAAGGCCTTCGCCGCGTGGATGAAGACCTATCCGGAATCGCCCATGTGGCCCGACGCGCTGCTCTACGCCGCCGAGACCGAAATCTCCGCCGAGGATGAGAAGCCCAGAGGCGGCGATCTCATCAAGGCATACGAATGGCTCAAGGAAATCGTCGAGGGCTGGCCGGGGACGGAGACGGCCGACCGCGCCCTGCGAAAGCACCTCATCGTCGCCGAGATGCTGCTTTTCAAGGATCGCAAGCAGAAGATATGGAAGGGCACGCTGCATCTCTCGGCTCGGGAAGAGGCCCTGCAGATGCTCGATCGCGTGATCGACGATTACGCCCGCGAGACGCCGATCGCCGAGCAGGCCCTGCGGCTCAAGGCCGACTATCACTACCAGGCCGGCGAGTTTGAAGAGGCCGAAGAGGCCTACGCGCGGCTGCTGCGCGACTTCGCGCGCGGGCGCTATGCGAAGATTTCGCTTCTGCGATGCGGCGAATCGGCCTACGCGCGGTTTCCCGGTGTGGAGTTCGACGACGCCGACCTGCTCGAAGCAGAGATCTACCTGCAGGATTTTCGCACGAAGTACCCCAAAGACGCCGAGGAGAGCATCGTGCCGCAGGCGCTGGCGCGAATCCATGACAGCCGCGCCGAAAAGGACTATCGCGTCGCGCAATGGTACGAGCGCATTCGCCAGATCAATGCGGCGGCCTATTACTATCGCAGCGTCGACCGCAACTATCCCGATACGACGTGGGGCGCCCAGGCCCACGCGCGGCTCATCGCCATCGGCGCGATCGAGCCGGATGAAGAGTTGCCCGCCCCTTCGACCGAGCCGGCTGTTGAGACCCCGCCCGAACCGACCGCCGATCAATAA
- a CDS encoding DSBA-like thioredoxin domain protein — protein MNEPRADAVNERPLEVVRRGGGSRRFLQTLIILCAISGAVICAVLLAMTLPSAGDASSASLGSRLCTPTARVNCDYVLASHWAKFRGISTSLIGFAYFCAAGLWFAAVGVPTHRARAWHLAPMALVLAGTAVSAWFVYVMATRLPVWCSWCLAAHGVNGLMLVLTLAAWPRRADGMAAYPTAWRGIGVLACCGAAAMVAAVGAWSIQLQAAARQYQREYLSATNNADYIVWRLSREPAREMAVGSDALALGAADAKNTVVVFSDFECAKCRLFHQYARRLTTIHPGAVRVILKHYPMSPQCNERVKGAFHYFACDAARAVEAARMAGGDAKALAYFEKLFDAAGLLDEKPYMPLARSLGIDAAAFERAMESEEATRRIEADVAMAASLGVEGTPAIFLDGRQLRTNWHILTDGVRPQIDLGATDSLWVELLGVSVGSGPDS, from the coding sequence TTGAATGAACCGCGGGCCGATGCAGTCAACGAGCGGCCGCTTGAAGTGGTTCGACGCGGCGGGGGCAGTCGCCGCTTTCTTCAAACACTAATCATACTTTGCGCGATAAGCGGTGCGGTTATCTGTGCCGTACTGCTGGCGATGACCCTGCCGAGCGCGGGGGATGCTTCTTCGGCGTCACTTGGCTCGCGGCTTTGCACGCCCACCGCGCGCGTGAATTGCGACTATGTACTCGCGAGCCATTGGGCAAAGTTCCGTGGAATCTCCACGTCGCTGATCGGCTTTGCCTACTTCTGTGCGGCAGGCCTCTGGTTCGCAGCGGTCGGCGTACCGACGCATCGCGCGCGGGCGTGGCATCTCGCTCCGATGGCGCTGGTGCTGGCCGGCACTGCGGTGTCGGCGTGGTTCGTTTACGTGATGGCGACGCGGCTGCCGGTTTGGTGCTCGTGGTGCCTGGCGGCGCACGGAGTGAACGGATTGATGCTGGTGTTGACTCTTGCTGCGTGGCCAAGGCGCGCGGATGGCATGGCAGCGTACCCGACGGCCTGGCGCGGGATCGGTGTGCTGGCGTGTTGCGGCGCGGCGGCGATGGTGGCGGCGGTGGGAGCGTGGTCAATTCAGTTGCAGGCGGCGGCGCGGCAATACCAACGGGAGTATCTCTCGGCGACGAACAACGCGGACTACATCGTCTGGCGACTGTCGCGAGAGCCGGCGCGGGAGATGGCCGTCGGGTCGGATGCGCTCGCCCTCGGCGCGGCCGATGCGAAAAATACGGTTGTCGTATTCAGCGATTTTGAGTGCGCCAAATGCCGCTTGTTTCACCAGTATGCGCGTCGGCTTACGACGATCCATCCCGGCGCGGTGCGGGTCATCTTGAAGCACTACCCGATGTCGCCGCAGTGCAATGAGCGGGTGAAGGGCGCGTTTCACTACTTCGCGTGCGACGCGGCACGGGCGGTCGAGGCGGCCCGAATGGCGGGGGGCGATGCGAAGGCGCTCGCGTACTTTGAGAAGCTGTTCGATGCGGCGGGTCTGCTGGATGAGAAACCGTACATGCCTCTGGCGCGAAGTCTTGGAATCGACGCGGCGGCCTTTGAGCGGGCGATGGAGTCGGAGGAAGCGACGCGACGCATCGAGGCAGATGTCGCGATGGCAGCCTCGCTGGGCGTCGAGGGCACGCCGGCTATTTTCCTCGATGGCCGACAACTGCGAACGAACTGGCACATCTTGACCGATGGCGTTCGACCGCAAATCGATCTTGGCGCGACCGATTCGCTGTGGGTCGAGTTGCTGGGCGTGTCCGTGGGAAGCGGACCCGATAGCTGA